GGGCGAAGGGTAGGAACAGGGGTCGGATGGTCGCGCCGCGCATCGTCGTTCACGTACCGCATGCGTCTGTCGTCATTCCCGACGACGTCCGTGCGTCCTTCCTGCTCGGCGACGACGACCTCGAGCGCGAGCTCGTGGCCATGACGGACGGGTACACCGACGAGATCTTCGCACTGCCGAGAGAGATCGCTACGACCGTCCGGTTTCCGGTGAGCCGCCTCGTCGTCGATCCGGAGCGATTTGCGGACGATGCGGGCGAGCCGATGTCCAGCAAGGGGATGGGCGTGGTGTACACGACGACGTCCGATGGTCGCCCGCTCCGGAGCGCTCCGCCTCCGAACGACCGCGCGCGGCTGCTCGCGCGCTTCTACGAGCCGCACCACGCTGCGTTGGAGCGCGCCGTAGCCGCCGCGCTCGAGGTTCACGGGGCATGCGCCGTCGTCGACGCG
The DNA window shown above is from Labilithrix sp. and carries:
- a CDS encoding N-formylglutamate amidohydrolase, with protein sequence MVAPRIVVHVPHASVVIPDDVRASFLLGDDDLERELVAMTDGYTDEIFALPREIATTVRFPVSRLVVDPERFADDAGEPMSSKGMGVVYTTTSDGRPLRSAPPPNDRARLLARFYEPHHAALERAVAAALEVHGACAVVDAHSFPSRALPYEDDQRDDRPEICIGTDAFHTPKGLRDLAVATFRTRGFSVDVDRPFAGALVPMTFYRRDARVQALMIEINRALYMDERTGDRLDSFAVIQRRIQDAVDAIIQAVTPKL